The Anopheles coluzzii chromosome 2, AcolN3, whole genome shotgun sequence genome window below encodes:
- the LOC120947846 gene encoding rab GTPase-activating protein 1 isoform X1, whose product MEKQSGRAHHTTTTTTTKKERNSSAAAISKEGGVTSAAGVDSRSSSSSSKLEKNVVHHPDSTSGDHSPVQQPTTPVAASSGGGADTPGPKSEDSLSIKSSDSVTTSGEYEIVPEAPSPAEELADGSGGALAGHRLGRDPIRSTEANGCGRSDGGGDIGADLAECIADDGEQEKRGAGEGGCKEEAAGEGVSKRPEGKKLTAISPILNIEGSGNMMDLEKNMNEVIHELEEERTLSGASDPSASNKATPVAVRSPEKHGSTAQDGGTSASKKPQVPTSLRLGLQSLGANFGGGGSTDTTPNALLSPDGLIGRGVGQSVFYDCLDSSPLTEKKDDMKPVAGGGGGGGAAAGETDEELSDIDQDCTIFSGVTYLGASRINAPKSEREILQKVTEMNAGGGGGAGAGVGPEPGSGSDSPLGLKVSVSIPTCSEGLVVLYDCESNAVVATYEVLRILFFARGPVGSPDQACFAFTWSHGESQETAVHQCHVFRCNIPEAVTQVSTCFSKAFQRVLPPSIPASMTTSLAESGVNVMLSSVTSDTAGNPIQSAMYEFAVSLEIKEKERNSSYVTVPRDVKSSFRLRCRTDKEVCITVRQVPSDRFPSLLIERCFGVLLSPGRIVRQADMQLLDMVSMGYVKPPEGNTPASSGTGNNAASSSSNCGGANTASGTSGAASGANFSQFPYQIKAEWKANAFEPLNMETPKKALTVAVDLVIKGIQEPVRFVIETCVAILSQSELRIVPNMFSNKRPLLLHFYLTLRENGEGTWEVDSIDHSDEIVEPQAPSAASSLSLNFNFKNWTFRNSASVQSMQDFDDPSPTDYSSDGDEPLLSGTGEVSKNCSAAQLDEWQGIIVEWYQEGPEKRPKNLPALVRMGIPEPLRATIWQRLACVENRTEMFDSYRVLITKETSCESVIQRDINRTFPAHKFFKENGGTGQENLYKVSKAYAVYDTEVGYCQGLSFIAASLLLHMPEEQAFCVLVALMYNYGLRDMYKMGFESLYLRLYQLNRLMKDQLPDLYEHFAQMGVESHMFASQWFLTLFTARFPLYFVFYILDVFLLDGIPVLFQVALTLLSVCRKDLLELDFEGILKYFRVTLPKKCRSETQAKKLMKLSFECKVKKLKKYELEYLAKKEETERKEQELKQYEQRYGEERTKLQQEIVALNEKIEAMAREDRKNAGIIQDYKRIIQRQEAENGKLHTMLDDLTKTISTCSKCTASIPHSSPLHKSYGKNFHQANTVNNNNEQQTHPLATDQPDGSSSAGTAGKNAAPSAVIGGLGPLDPLVIASQRIRELELELAQTKLAQVEAECKNQDLHHQLNTTVTELQATRSSWQPWLSKTLNSIQEKVATKRDVNAPAPTFQSYATTDASMKGNSNTLPHVRNNNNKTPLAQRHSVAQVNYSGSDRTATDADGNGEPAVLARAKYDSSVNILYKDTRCNSLK is encoded by the exons agcagcaagttgGAAAAGAACGTCGTACACCACCCCGACAGTACTTCCGGGGACCACTCTCCCGTCCAGCAACCCACAACACCAGTGGCCGCATCCAGTGGTGGCGGTGCCGACACACCGGGTCCCAAGTCCGAGGACAGTCTGAGCATCAAATCGTCCGACTCGGTGACGACGAGCGGCGAGTACGAGATCGTCCCCGAAGCGCCCTCCCCAGCGGAAGAGCTTGCGGACGGCAGTGGAGGTGCGCTGGCGGGTCACCGGCTGGGGCGGGACCCGATACGCAGCACGGAAGCGAATGGCTGCGGCCGCAGCGACGGTGGCGGTGACATTGGTGCTGATCTAGCTGAGTGCATTGCGGACGACGGTGAGCAGGAGAAGCGCGGTGCTGGAGAAGGCGGGTGCAAGGAGGAGGCGGCGGGAGAAGGCGTGAGTAAGCGACCGGAAGGCAAAAAGCTGACCGCCATCTCGCCGATACTGAACATCGAGGGTAGCGGCAACATGATGGATCTGGAGAAGAACATGAACGAGGTGATACACGAGCTGGAGGAGGAGCGGACACTGAGCGGGGCGAGCGATCCGAGCGCTTCCAATAAAG CCACCCCAGTGGCCGTCCGGAGTCCCGAAAAGCACGGTTCAACGGCACAAGACGGCGGCACGAGCGCGTCGAAGAAGCCGCAAGTTCCCACCTCGCTGCGACTTGGGCTGCAAAGCTTGGGGGCCAACTTCGGCGGCGGTGGTTCTACCGACACGACGCCAAATGCGCTGCTCTCCCCGGACGGGCTGATCGGTCGCGGGGTAGGACAGTCCGTGTTCTACGACTGCCTGGATAGTAGCCCGCTGACGGAGAAGAAGGACGACATGAAACCGGTAGcaggtggcggcggtggtggtggtgctgccgcCGGTGAAACCGATGAAGAGCTGTCCGACATCGATCAGGACTGTACGATATTCAGCGGCGTCACGTATCTCGGTGCGTCGCGCATTAATGCGCCTAAGTCGGAGCGCGAAATACTGCAGAAAGTGACGGAAATGAATGCGGGCggtggaggaggagctggTGCCGGTGTCGGTCCCGAACCGGGCAGTGGATCCGACAGTCCGCTCGGGCTGAAAGTGTCCGTCAGCATTCCGACCTGTTCCGAGGGGCTCGTAGT GTTGTACGACTGTGAGTCGAACGCGGTGGTGGCAACGTACGAGGTGCTGCGGATACTGTTCTTTGCCCGCGGTCCGGTCGGTTCGCCCGATCAGGCCTGCTTTGCCTTCACCTGGTCCCATGGGGAATCACAGGAAACGGCCGTCCATCAGTGCCATGTGTTTCGCTGCAACATCCCGGAAGCGGTCACGCAAGTCAGCA CCTGCTTCTCGAAAGCCTTCCAGCGCGTGCTGCCTCCGAGCATACCGGCCAGCATGACCACCTCCCTGGCAGAGAGTGGCGTCAACGTGATGCTCTCCTCGGTCACGTCCGACACCGCGGGCAACCCGATCCAGTCGGCCATGTACGAGTTTGCGGTGTCGCTCGAAATAAAGGAGAAGGAACGGAACAGCAGCTACGTGACGGTGCCGCGCGACGTCAAGTCCAGCTTCCGATTGCGGTGCCGAACGGACAAGGAGGTGTGCATTACGGTGCGGCAAGTGCCGTCCGACCGCTTTCCCTCCCTGCTGATCGAACGGTGCTTCGGGGTGCTGCTGAGTCCGGGCCGAATCGTGCGCCAGGCCGACATGCAGCTGCTCGACATGGTTAGCATGGGGTACGTGAAGCCACCGGAAGGTAATACACCCGCGAGCAGCGGCACAGGCAACAacgccgccagcagcagcagcaattgcGGTGGTGCTAACACGGCAAGTGGTACCAGCGGTGCGGCGAGCGGGGCAAACTTCTCCCAATTTCCGTACCAAATCAAGGCCGAATGGAAGGCGAACGCGTTCGAGCCGCTCAACATGGAGACGCCCAAAAAAGCGCTCACCGTCGCGGTGGATCTAGTCATCAAGGGTATCCAGGAGCCGGTGCGGTTCGTGATCGAGACGTGCGTCGCGATCCTGTCCCAGAGCGAGCTGCGCATCGTGCCGAACATGTTCAGCAACAagcggccgctgctgctgcacttctACCTGACGCTGCGCGAAAACGGCGAGGGCACGTGGGAGGTGGATTCGATCGATCATTCGGACGAGATCGTGGAGCCGCAGGCACCGTCCGCCGCGTCGTCGCTGTCGCTGAACTTTAACTTCAAAAACTGGACCTTCCGCAACTCGGCCAGCGTGCAGTCGATGCAGGACTTTGACGACCCCAGCCCGACCGACTACAGCTCGGACGGGGACGAACCGCTGCTGAGCGGTACGGGCGAGGTGTCGAAGAACTGTTCCGCCGCCCAGCTGGACGAGTGGCAGGGCATCATCGTGGAGTGGTACCAGGAGGGGCCGGAAAAGCGGCCCAAAAATCTGCCCGCCCTGGTGCGGATGGGCATTCCGGAGCCGCTGCGTGCCACAATCTGGCAGCGGTTGGCGTGCGTGGAGAATCGGACGGAAATGTTCGACTCGTACCGGGTGCTGATTACGAAGGAGACGAGCTGCGAGTCGGTTATCCAGCGGGACATCAATCGGACGTTTCCGGCGCACAAGTTTTTCAAGGAAAATGGCGGCACGGGCCAGGAGAATCTGTACAAGGTGTCGAAGGCGTACGCGGTGTACGACACGGAGGTGGGCTACTGTCAGgggttgagcttcatcgcggCCAGTCTGCTGCTGCAT ATGCCCGAAGAGCAAGCGTTCTGTGTGCTGGTGGCCCTGATGTACAACTACGGCCTGCGGGATATGTACAAGATGGGCTTCGAATCGCTCTACCTGCGGCTGTACCAGCTGAACCGCCTGATGAAGGATCAGCTGCCCGATCTGTACGAACACTTTGCCCAGATGGGCGTCGAGTCGCACATGTTCGCGAGCCAGTGGTTCCTGACGCTGTTTACCGCCCGCTTTCCGCTGTACTTCGTATTCTACATCCTCGATGTGTTTCTGCTCGACGGCATACCGGTGCTGTTCCAGGTCGCCCTAACGCTGCTAAGCGTTTGCCGCAAGGATCTGCTCGAGCTGGACTTTGAGGGCATCCTGAAGTACTTCCGCGTGACGCTGCCGAAGAAGTGCCGCAGCGAAACGCAGGCCAAGAAGCTGATGAAGCTTTCGTTCGAGTGTAAGGTGAAGAAGCTGAAAAAGTACGAGCTGGAGTATCTGGCCAAGAAGGAGGAGACGGAGCGAAAGGAGCAGGAGCTGAAGCAGTACGAGCAGCGGTACGGCGAGGAGCGCACCAAGCTGCAGCAGGAAATTGTGGCACTGAACGAAAAGATTGAAGCGATGGCACGGGAAGATCGAAAGAATGCGGGCATTATACAGGACTACAAGCGCATCATACAGCGACAGGAGGCGGAAAATGGAAAGCTGCACACCATGCTGGATGATTTGACG AAAACGATTTCCACTTGCAGTAAATGCACGGCAAGCATACCACACTCGTCTCCGCTGCACAAGAGCTATGGGAAAAACTTCCATCAGGCGAATACCGTCAACAACAATAATGAGCAGCAAACGCATCCGCTTGCCACTGACCAGCCGGACGGTAGTAGTTCGGCTGGCACCGCGGGTAAAAATGCGGCACCGTCCGCCGTTATTGGTGGGCTTGGGCCGCTAGATCCGCTGGTGATTGCGTCGCAGCGAATACGGGAGCTGGAGCTCGAGCTGGCCCAAACCAAGCTGGCACAGGTTGAGGCGGAGTGTAAGAATCAG GATCTTCATCACCAGCTAAACACAACCGTTACCGAGCTGCAGGCGACACGCAGCAGCTGGCAACCGTGGCTGTCCAAGACGCTCAACTCGATACAGGAGAAGGTGGCCACCAAGCGGGACGTTAATGCACCCGCTCCCACGTTCCAGTCGTATGCCACCACAGATGCAAGC ATGAAAGGCAACTCAAACACTCTGCCACACGTacggaacaacaacaacaaaacgcccCTGGCACAACGGCACAGTGTAGCGCAGGTAAACTACTCCGGATCGGACAGGACGGCCACCGATGCGGACGGCAACGGGGAACCGGCGGTGCTAGCCCGGGCCAAGTACGACAGCAGCGTAAACATACTGTACAAGGATACACGGTGCAATAGCTTGAAGTAG
- the LOC120947846 gene encoding rab GTPase-activating protein 1 isoform X2, producing MEKQSGRAHHTTTTTTTKKERNSSAAAISKEGGVTSAAGVDSRSSSSSSKLEKNVVHHPDSTSGDHSPVQQPTTPVAASSGGGADTPGPKSEDSLSIKSSDSVTTSGEYEIVPEAPSPAEELADGSGGALAGHRLGRDPIRSTEANGCGRSDGGGDIGADLAECIADDGEQEKRGAGEGGCKEEAAGEGVSKRPEGKKLTAISPILNIEGSGNMMDLEKNMNEVIHELEEERTLSGASDPSASNKACFSKAFQRVLPPSIPASMTTSLAESGVNVMLSSVTSDTAGNPIQSAMYEFAVSLEIKEKERNSSYVTVPRDVKSSFRLRCRTDKEVCITVRQVPSDRFPSLLIERCFGVLLSPGRIVRQADMQLLDMVSMGYVKPPEGNTPASSGTGNNAASSSSNCGGANTASGTSGAASGANFSQFPYQIKAEWKANAFEPLNMETPKKALTVAVDLVIKGIQEPVRFVIETCVAILSQSELRIVPNMFSNKRPLLLHFYLTLRENGEGTWEVDSIDHSDEIVEPQAPSAASSLSLNFNFKNWTFRNSASVQSMQDFDDPSPTDYSSDGDEPLLSGTGEVSKNCSAAQLDEWQGIIVEWYQEGPEKRPKNLPALVRMGIPEPLRATIWQRLACVENRTEMFDSYRVLITKETSCESVIQRDINRTFPAHKFFKENGGTGQENLYKVSKAYAVYDTEVGYCQGLSFIAASLLLHMPEEQAFCVLVALMYNYGLRDMYKMGFESLYLRLYQLNRLMKDQLPDLYEHFAQMGVESHMFASQWFLTLFTARFPLYFVFYILDVFLLDGIPVLFQVALTLLSVCRKDLLELDFEGILKYFRVTLPKKCRSETQAKKLMKLSFECKVKKLKKYELEYLAKKEETERKEQELKQYEQRYGEERTKLQQEIVALNEKIEAMAREDRKNAGIIQDYKRIIQRQEAENGKLHTMLDDLTKTISTCSKCTASIPHSSPLHKSYGKNFHQANTVNNNNEQQTHPLATDQPDGSSSAGTAGKNAAPSAVIGGLGPLDPLVIASQRIRELELELAQTKLAQVEAECKNQDLHHQLNTTVTELQATRSSWQPWLSKTLNSIQEKVATKRDVNAPAPTFQSYATTDASMKGNSNTLPHVRNNNNKTPLAQRHSVAQVNYSGSDRTATDADGNGEPAVLARAKYDSSVNILYKDTRCNSLK from the exons agcagcaagttgGAAAAGAACGTCGTACACCACCCCGACAGTACTTCCGGGGACCACTCTCCCGTCCAGCAACCCACAACACCAGTGGCCGCATCCAGTGGTGGCGGTGCCGACACACCGGGTCCCAAGTCCGAGGACAGTCTGAGCATCAAATCGTCCGACTCGGTGACGACGAGCGGCGAGTACGAGATCGTCCCCGAAGCGCCCTCCCCAGCGGAAGAGCTTGCGGACGGCAGTGGAGGTGCGCTGGCGGGTCACCGGCTGGGGCGGGACCCGATACGCAGCACGGAAGCGAATGGCTGCGGCCGCAGCGACGGTGGCGGTGACATTGGTGCTGATCTAGCTGAGTGCATTGCGGACGACGGTGAGCAGGAGAAGCGCGGTGCTGGAGAAGGCGGGTGCAAGGAGGAGGCGGCGGGAGAAGGCGTGAGTAAGCGACCGGAAGGCAAAAAGCTGACCGCCATCTCGCCGATACTGAACATCGAGGGTAGCGGCAACATGATGGATCTGGAGAAGAACATGAACGAGGTGATACACGAGCTGGAGGAGGAGCGGACACTGAGCGGGGCGAGCGATCCGAGCGCTTCCAATAAAG CCTGCTTCTCGAAAGCCTTCCAGCGCGTGCTGCCTCCGAGCATACCGGCCAGCATGACCACCTCCCTGGCAGAGAGTGGCGTCAACGTGATGCTCTCCTCGGTCACGTCCGACACCGCGGGCAACCCGATCCAGTCGGCCATGTACGAGTTTGCGGTGTCGCTCGAAATAAAGGAGAAGGAACGGAACAGCAGCTACGTGACGGTGCCGCGCGACGTCAAGTCCAGCTTCCGATTGCGGTGCCGAACGGACAAGGAGGTGTGCATTACGGTGCGGCAAGTGCCGTCCGACCGCTTTCCCTCCCTGCTGATCGAACGGTGCTTCGGGGTGCTGCTGAGTCCGGGCCGAATCGTGCGCCAGGCCGACATGCAGCTGCTCGACATGGTTAGCATGGGGTACGTGAAGCCACCGGAAGGTAATACACCCGCGAGCAGCGGCACAGGCAACAacgccgccagcagcagcagcaattgcGGTGGTGCTAACACGGCAAGTGGTACCAGCGGTGCGGCGAGCGGGGCAAACTTCTCCCAATTTCCGTACCAAATCAAGGCCGAATGGAAGGCGAACGCGTTCGAGCCGCTCAACATGGAGACGCCCAAAAAAGCGCTCACCGTCGCGGTGGATCTAGTCATCAAGGGTATCCAGGAGCCGGTGCGGTTCGTGATCGAGACGTGCGTCGCGATCCTGTCCCAGAGCGAGCTGCGCATCGTGCCGAACATGTTCAGCAACAagcggccgctgctgctgcacttctACCTGACGCTGCGCGAAAACGGCGAGGGCACGTGGGAGGTGGATTCGATCGATCATTCGGACGAGATCGTGGAGCCGCAGGCACCGTCCGCCGCGTCGTCGCTGTCGCTGAACTTTAACTTCAAAAACTGGACCTTCCGCAACTCGGCCAGCGTGCAGTCGATGCAGGACTTTGACGACCCCAGCCCGACCGACTACAGCTCGGACGGGGACGAACCGCTGCTGAGCGGTACGGGCGAGGTGTCGAAGAACTGTTCCGCCGCCCAGCTGGACGAGTGGCAGGGCATCATCGTGGAGTGGTACCAGGAGGGGCCGGAAAAGCGGCCCAAAAATCTGCCCGCCCTGGTGCGGATGGGCATTCCGGAGCCGCTGCGTGCCACAATCTGGCAGCGGTTGGCGTGCGTGGAGAATCGGACGGAAATGTTCGACTCGTACCGGGTGCTGATTACGAAGGAGACGAGCTGCGAGTCGGTTATCCAGCGGGACATCAATCGGACGTTTCCGGCGCACAAGTTTTTCAAGGAAAATGGCGGCACGGGCCAGGAGAATCTGTACAAGGTGTCGAAGGCGTACGCGGTGTACGACACGGAGGTGGGCTACTGTCAGgggttgagcttcatcgcggCCAGTCTGCTGCTGCAT ATGCCCGAAGAGCAAGCGTTCTGTGTGCTGGTGGCCCTGATGTACAACTACGGCCTGCGGGATATGTACAAGATGGGCTTCGAATCGCTCTACCTGCGGCTGTACCAGCTGAACCGCCTGATGAAGGATCAGCTGCCCGATCTGTACGAACACTTTGCCCAGATGGGCGTCGAGTCGCACATGTTCGCGAGCCAGTGGTTCCTGACGCTGTTTACCGCCCGCTTTCCGCTGTACTTCGTATTCTACATCCTCGATGTGTTTCTGCTCGACGGCATACCGGTGCTGTTCCAGGTCGCCCTAACGCTGCTAAGCGTTTGCCGCAAGGATCTGCTCGAGCTGGACTTTGAGGGCATCCTGAAGTACTTCCGCGTGACGCTGCCGAAGAAGTGCCGCAGCGAAACGCAGGCCAAGAAGCTGATGAAGCTTTCGTTCGAGTGTAAGGTGAAGAAGCTGAAAAAGTACGAGCTGGAGTATCTGGCCAAGAAGGAGGAGACGGAGCGAAAGGAGCAGGAGCTGAAGCAGTACGAGCAGCGGTACGGCGAGGAGCGCACCAAGCTGCAGCAGGAAATTGTGGCACTGAACGAAAAGATTGAAGCGATGGCACGGGAAGATCGAAAGAATGCGGGCATTATACAGGACTACAAGCGCATCATACAGCGACAGGAGGCGGAAAATGGAAAGCTGCACACCATGCTGGATGATTTGACG AAAACGATTTCCACTTGCAGTAAATGCACGGCAAGCATACCACACTCGTCTCCGCTGCACAAGAGCTATGGGAAAAACTTCCATCAGGCGAATACCGTCAACAACAATAATGAGCAGCAAACGCATCCGCTTGCCACTGACCAGCCGGACGGTAGTAGTTCGGCTGGCACCGCGGGTAAAAATGCGGCACCGTCCGCCGTTATTGGTGGGCTTGGGCCGCTAGATCCGCTGGTGATTGCGTCGCAGCGAATACGGGAGCTGGAGCTCGAGCTGGCCCAAACCAAGCTGGCACAGGTTGAGGCGGAGTGTAAGAATCAG GATCTTCATCACCAGCTAAACACAACCGTTACCGAGCTGCAGGCGACACGCAGCAGCTGGCAACCGTGGCTGTCCAAGACGCTCAACTCGATACAGGAGAAGGTGGCCACCAAGCGGGACGTTAATGCACCCGCTCCCACGTTCCAGTCGTATGCCACCACAGATGCAAGC ATGAAAGGCAACTCAAACACTCTGCCACACGTacggaacaacaacaacaaaacgcccCTGGCACAACGGCACAGTGTAGCGCAGGTAAACTACTCCGGATCGGACAGGACGGCCACCGATGCGGACGGCAACGGGGAACCGGCGGTGCTAGCCCGGGCCAAGTACGACAGCAGCGTAAACATACTGTACAAGGATACACGGTGCAATAGCTTGAAGTAG
- the LOC120947849 gene encoding uncharacterized protein LOC120947849 codes for MHTLSLLNYCHLVLTCESFHRRQNNVNTGVDKRQRCDSSALFRRSLELRILVKIQVKMATNREKETGSLQNARRRLIKRRMVEWQCEFANQRQLPAVGEPQRNGVTLAAQRDKMLSDLIGRRIFRRRLEGVELEPSATAERALPQRNDAVLDPMNVTDTLPPRSTGEEDPPVISIISRGPLQRLALRRAPSGVGDTKPMTLESVAKVQVVEQNRVSMVRSPSISAAKAIRKVAVVAPMGVCEGVRKNPNCLNLTNKIANQNINIHQKYARLQVRLPPLEPSCSNKPTAVVLRLDHSAGTATVEQLAIEAGHYRHTSLIHG; via the exons ATGCATACACTGTCTCTGCTTAACTACTGCCATCTCGTTCTCACTTGTGAAAGTTTTCATCGGCGCCAAAATAACGTAAACACCGGAGTTGACAAACGTCAACGATGCGATTCAAGTGCGCTCTTTCGTCGATCTTTGGAGCTTAGAATTTTGGTAAAAATCCAAGTAAAAATGGCCACCAATCGGGAGAAGGAAACAGGTTCGTTGCAGAACGCCCGTAGGCGCTTGATAAAGCGGCGTATGGTAGAATGGCAATGTGAATTTGCAAACCAAAGACAACTTCCGGCCGTGG GCGAACCGCAAAGGAATGGAGTAACATTGGCTGCTCAACGGGACAAGATGTTGTCTGACCTCATTGGCCGACGCATATTTAGGCGTCGTTTGGAGGGAGTCGAATTGGAGCCTTCGGCCACAG CTGAACGAGCTCTACCTCAAAGGAATGATGCCGTATTGGATCCAATGAATGTGACCG ACACACTTCCACCCCGTAGCACTGGCGAGGAGGATCCGCCGGTAATATCTATAATATCCCGGGGTCCACTCCAGCGTCTGGCGCTGCGGCGAGCTCCCTCCGGTGTCGGAGATACAAAACCAATGACGCTGGAATCTGTCGCCAAGGTCCAGGTCGTGGAGCAAAACAGGGTGTCAATGGTTAGGTCGCCCTCCATCTCAGCTGCCAAAGCTATCCGTAAGGTAGCGGTAGTCGCTcctatgggtgtgtgtgagggagTGCGGAAGAATCCTAACTGTTTGAATCTGACTAATAAGATTGCAAACCAGAACATAAATATTCATCAAAAGTACGCACGCCTACAGGTGCGTTTACCGCCTCTGGAGCCGTCTTGTAGTAATAAGCCAACGGCGGTAGTGCTTCGGCTGGATCATTCTGCAGGTACTGCAACCGTCGAGCAGTTAGCCATTGAGGCCGGCCACTATCGCCATACATCTCTCATCCACGGGTGA